DNA sequence from the Pleurocapsa sp. PCC 7319 genome:
GTCGGCGTTCGATTTCTTCTAATTCGACGCGATTGCCCATAATTTTTACTTGTAGATCGCGACGACCTGCTAGGTAAAGTTCTCCCTTTGACCCCTTATAGGCCAAATCTCCAGTACGAAATACTTTCTCTTCAGATAGAGGGTTAAGAGGATTGGGAATCAAAGCCTTATTAGTTATCTCAGGATTTCGCCAGTATCCAGAAAAGAGATTTGCCCCCCGTAAATAAATTTCTCCAATCTGGTCTGGTTGGTTAATTTCATTTTGCTCTTCATCTAATAAAAGCATTTCTGCACCAGGGTGAGCAAAACCAATGGAGAGATTTTTGGTGTCTGGAAATAAAGGATTGGGGACTTCTGTAAAAGAACAGGCGATCGATTCTGATTGTCCAAAACAGTTGATAATTCTGACTTGAGGCAGTAGAGATCGGAGTTGAATTATATCGGCGATCGCAAATGATTCTCCAGCAAATAAAGTAGTTTTTAGGTGTTGTAGTTTGGCTATATCTTGAGCAGCATAGTGCAATAATAATTTCCAAATTGAGGGGACACAGTTGAGCTGAGTAATTTGATGTCGATTTATATAGCGTAATAATTTTGGGGGAATTAAAGTAAGCTTGCGAGGTATTTGAACTAAAGTCGCTCCACTTCCTAAAGCTAAACCCATGTCTAGTAAGGAAAAGTCAAATTGTAACGGTGCGATAGTACCTATTCTTGCTGGTGATGATAATTGACAGTAATTTACTAAAGCTCTAAAAAAAGCAATTACGGCGCGATGGGTCATCATAATCCCCTTGGGATTACCAGTAGTTCCTGAAGTAAAAATGATATAAGCTAAGTCTGATTCTAGAACCGGTCTTCTACGAGAACGAAATTCTGTAGGTAATGTATCTGGGATGTGGAGAGAATTACCATCTAAAAATCCTAGAAGTATTTGATCGGAATTAGAAATATTTTGTTCATTAGATGATTCCTGAATATGTAGCTTGGCTTCTGTAGTGACTACAATTTCTGCTAATCTTCCTGGTGGAGTTTCTGGACTGACTGGAACAAATACTAAACCTAACAGAGAACAGGCAATTATTAAGGCGATCGCTTGGGGACAGGATTCTAACTCTAAAATTATTCTATCTCCAGCAGCTAAACCGCGATCGTCTAGAATATCTGCATAGGTATGAGAGTAGTTAAATAAGTCTTGATAACTCCATTGACAGTTAGCAGAGATAATGGCGATCGCATTTGGAGAATTTTGAGCGTATTGCAGTAAATATTGATGCAGTAAAACAGGTTGCCAATTGTGGGGATAAGTACCTGGATAAATCTTACAATCGTTCATGAATAAAAATATGGATAATAAAAAGTTAGCAAGCGATCGTGGCTCTAGGAAATTACCAAATTTAGCTTTTGGTAAAGAATGGGCATTATTAGAGTTAGTTACTCTTGGTTTAAATTCAGCTAGCGAACAAGAAATGTTTGCCGAATTAATTAGTGACCAAGATTTGGATTGGCAAGAATTACTAAAACAAGCAACAAGGCATAAAATTACTTGTCTTCTAGCATTTTATATAATTACTAATAACTTGTCTGAAGTCATTACTTTAGATCTAAAACAGCAGTTAGAAACTATTTTGTTTTTTAACAGACACAAGATTAAGATATATCGCAGCAAAGCGGCAGAAATTATTCGAGCTTTAACTAAAAATAAAATTAAATTTGTAGGCACAAAAGGTATTTCTTTAGAATCGACACTATATCAGGGTAATGGTAATCGTACCTTGTCAGATATTGATTTTATGATTTTGCCTAATGATAGAAAAGTTGTTAGTGAAATTTTGGCAGATTTAGGATATCAGATGGGTACTTTTGAGCCAAAAACTGGTACTATCAAACCCCATAGTCGAGAAATGATGATTAACTACAAGTTAAATCCAGATCATTTACCTGCTCATATTTTATTAATTGATGATGTTATCGTTCCTTTTATCGAAGTAGATATTGCTAATAGTTTGACTTGGACTTTGTCTCCTTTTCAAATTCCTGTTGAGGTTGCCTTGGAGAATATTGTTTATCAACCTATTCCAGAAATAAAAGATATTAGTTTACCTTCTTTTGCACCTCAATTTCAGTTTATTTTTACGATTCTTCATTTATTTAAAGAAGCCTGGATTGAACTTACTTTAGATATGAATGGAAAAGATGTATCTTTAAGTAAATTTAGTGATGTAGTAAGAATTTGGAGTAGACATCAAAATGAACTTCAGAACGAAGAGTTTGTAAAAATACTTGAGCAGTTTGATCTTATACAACCAGTAGTTTGGGTATTGGAACATTTAGATCGGACATTGCAAACAAACATTATTTCTAGTTTGGGTTTAGAAGGGAAAGTTACAGAAGAATGGTTGTCTAGTGCGGCTCCAAGTGGAACAAAAGCACGACTATGGCGAGGAACGATGAGAAAACGTCTTTTTACTCAAGATCGTCGTCAACTTTTTAGACAGTAAAGCGGCAAAGCCGCAGCTATTAGCTATCAGCTATTAGCTTTTTGATTGATTTACTAAAGGAGTGAAAATTATAAAATCATACCTCTATTCAGCAACGCCATTTAAGTAAACTTTAGAGCTTAAAGCTTAAAGCTTAGAGCTTAGAGCTTTAAGCTTTCAAATAGCAATTTTCAATTTTTCTGATACTATATCGACAATATCAGAAATCGCTCTAAAGCTTTCATAGCTTATTTCATCCATATCAAATTCAAAACCAAAGACTTCTTCTAGTCCTAAAACTAAGGAGACGGCATTGAGCGAATTAAGACCTAGACTAAACAATTCTACGTTATCGGTTAGTTCACTGGTAGAAATATCTGGCAAATTATCTGATATCAATTGGCGAATTTTTTGTTTAATAGTTTCTATTTGATTCATCTGATTTCCTCCTATTTATTCCGTAAAAGTATAAATTTGCTATACTTGTAGTACTCCCATTCTGGGAGTGACAGGACATTATAATATTTAGTCATATTACCTATACCACCGATTACAGTTTTGCCTCGACTTTCTACCCAAGCATGGGCAATAAATTGACCTTGGTTATCTTTACTAATGCCGATACGTAATTGATTAGGATAATTTTGTTTTGATAGTATTACTTGAGCTGCTATTGCTCTAGCAAGACATTTAACTCCAGGTATATAGGGGCTAACTATCGTTATTGCCCAAATAATTTTATAGATCGAGACTTGTTTATTTTGTTTGGGTTGAGCTATTTTAGCTAGTAGATTACGTAAGGTTTGAAACTGAATAAATTGTAATCCTACTCTAATTAAAATTAGTAGTATTGCTACTTTCAGTAAAAGAAAGCGATCGCTCCAATTATCCTTGACTATTTTATACAGTTGTTCTACTGTCTTGAACATTTTTAAGAGAATTAACTTTGTTTTCTATAGTGGTAATTACCTGATTGATGATGCTGAAATCTTGAGGACGTTCTAACTTGAAAGCAGGAACACTTTTTAATAATTGAATACATTGACTAAAGTGTTTTTCTAAAGCCTCATTCTGTAACAATTGAGCTGGACAAGGAAAAAATTTAGTCAAGGTCATAAATGCTTCCGTGCCCGTCATTGGAGTCATTCTTATTTGATTTCCGATATCTAACGCAAATATCCCCGCTAATGGACAGGGTTCTGAGGTAAATTTTTCTGGTTGTCGAATAACTCTTTTTCGTGAACCAGGAAACAAAGGAGATAAGTTAGAAATATTAAAATCTAAACCTTTGATGGTTGCAGGCCAAATTTTTATCTGCGGAAAAGCAGGATAAACAGTGGGAATATCTTGAATATTATTTATCGCAACCATGTCATCAGCTAATACAGGATAGCCATGTTTGGCAAATGCTGCCGCCATAGTAGATTTTCCAGCACCTGGAGCACCAACAATAACTACAGCATAATCCCCAATTTTTACAGCACTAGCATGAAGCAGAAAAAAGCCTCTTTGATAGAGAATC
Encoded proteins:
- a CDS encoding AMP-binding protein encodes the protein MNDCKIYPGTYPHNWQPVLLHQYLLQYAQNSPNAIAIISANCQWSYQDLFNYSHTYADILDDRGLAAGDRIILELESCPQAIALIIACSLLGLVFVPVSPETPPGRLAEIVVTTEAKLHIQESSNEQNISNSDQILLGFLDGNSLHIPDTLPTEFRSRRRPVLESDLAYIIFTSGTTGNPKGIMMTHRAVIAFFRALVNYCQLSSPARIGTIAPLQFDFSLLDMGLALGSGATLVQIPRKLTLIPPKLLRYINRHQITQLNCVPSIWKLLLHYAAQDIAKLQHLKTTLFAGESFAIADIIQLRSLLPQVRIINCFGQSESIACSFTEVPNPLFPDTKNLSIGFAHPGAEMLLLDEEQNEINQPDQIGEIYLRGANLFSGYWRNPEITNKALIPNPLNPLSEEKVFRTGDLAYKGSKGELYLAGRRDLQVKIMGNRVELEEIERRLREHPRIAQVAAIAQNNQENTTLAAFLVVEENKSVPTAQEIRLFCGETMPNYMIPPEIHFLDNLPLTINSKIDRKALKAIPISRSKR
- a CDS encoding nucleotidyltransferase family protein yields the protein MDNKKLASDRGSRKLPNLAFGKEWALLELVTLGLNSASEQEMFAELISDQDLDWQELLKQATRHKITCLLAFYIITNNLSEVITLDLKQQLETILFFNRHKIKIYRSKAAEIIRALTKNKIKFVGTKGISLESTLYQGNGNRTLSDIDFMILPNDRKVVSEILADLGYQMGTFEPKTGTIKPHSREMMINYKLNPDHLPAHILLIDDVIVPFIEVDIANSLTWTLSPFQIPVEVALENIVYQPIPEIKDISLPSFAPQFQFIFTILHLFKEAWIELTLDMNGKDVSLSKFSDVVRIWSRHQNELQNEEFVKILEQFDLIQPVVWVLEHLDRTLQTNIISSLGLEGKVTEEWLSSAAPSGTKARLWRGTMRKRLFTQDRRQLFRQ
- a CDS encoding acyl carrier protein; this encodes MNQIETIKQKIRQLISDNLPDISTSELTDNVELFSLGLNSLNAVSLVLGLEEVFGFEFDMDEISYESFRAISDIVDIVSEKLKIAI
- a CDS encoding lasso peptide biosynthesis B2 protein, which translates into the protein MFKTVEQLYKIVKDNWSDRFLLLKVAILLILIRVGLQFIQFQTLRNLLAKIAQPKQNKQVSIYKIIWAITIVSPYIPGVKCLARAIAAQVILSKQNYPNQLRIGISKDNQGQFIAHAWVESRGKTVIGGIGNMTKYYNVLSLPEWEYYKYSKFILLRNK